In Stenotrophomonas sp. ASS1, the following proteins share a genomic window:
- a CDS encoding glycosyltransferase family 2 protein: MSQPELSVVVPVFNERDNVAPLVAEITAALRGRLPFEIVYIDDHSRDDTLAVLQGLKATTPELRVLHHVDQSGQSTAVRTGVKHARAPWIATLDGDGQNDPADIPKLLAARDAAEAQVKLFAGWRVNRQDSGSKRWASKWANAIRARMLRDDTPDTGCGIKLFERSAFLDLPYFDHMHRYLPALMQRAGWKTTSVPVNHRHRTAGVSKYNNLGRALVGIRDLRGVAWLITRSKRTAVEER; this comes from the coding sequence ATGAGCCAACCCGAGCTTTCCGTTGTCGTCCCGGTGTTCAACGAACGCGACAATGTCGCCCCGCTGGTTGCCGAAATCACCGCCGCACTGCGTGGGCGGCTTCCGTTCGAGATCGTCTACATCGACGACCACTCGCGCGATGACACCCTGGCGGTGCTGCAGGGGCTGAAGGCGACCACGCCGGAACTGCGGGTGCTGCACCACGTGGACCAGAGCGGGCAGAGCACCGCCGTGCGCACCGGCGTCAAGCACGCACGTGCGCCGTGGATCGCGACCCTGGATGGCGATGGCCAGAACGATCCGGCCGACATTCCCAAGCTGCTGGCCGCGCGCGATGCCGCCGAGGCGCAGGTGAAGCTGTTCGCCGGCTGGCGCGTCAACCGCCAGGACAGCGGCAGCAAGCGCTGGGCCAGCAAGTGGGCCAATGCCATCCGTGCACGCATGCTGCGCGACGATACGCCCGATACCGGCTGCGGCATCAAGCTGTTCGAGCGCAGCGCGTTCCTCGACCTGCCCTACTTCGACCACATGCACCGCTACCTGCCGGCGCTGATGCAGCGCGCCGGCTGGAAGACCACCAGCGTGCCGGTCAACCACCGCCACCGTACCGCCGGTGTCTCCAAGTACAACAACCTCGGCCGCGCCCTGGTCGGCATCCGTGACCTGCGTGGCGTGGCCTGGCTGATCACCCGCAGCAAGCGCACCGCGGTGGAGGAGCGTTGA
- a CDS encoding lipid-A-disaccharide synthase N-terminal domain-containing protein, producing MDLELHWLDQPLTWLYWTGLHVTGWKLIGYTGALMFGGRWLVQFIASKRAGKPVIPRLFWYMSVVGSLMTLSYFLFSAKQDSVGVLQNLFPAFTALYSLQLDIKHRGWKRDKASH from the coding sequence ATGGATCTGGAGCTGCACTGGCTCGACCAGCCGCTGACCTGGTTGTACTGGACCGGCCTGCATGTGACCGGCTGGAAGCTGATCGGCTATACCGGCGCGCTGATGTTCGGGGGCCGCTGGCTGGTCCAGTTCATCGCGTCCAAGCGTGCGGGCAAGCCGGTGATCCCGCGCCTGTTCTGGTACATGAGCGTGGTCGGCAGCCTGATGACGCTGAGCTACTTTCTGTTCTCGGCCAAGCAGGACTCGGTGGGCGTGCTGCAGAACCTGTTCCCGGCGTTCACCGCGCTGTACAGCCTGCAGCTGGACATCAAGCACCGGGGCTGGAAGCGGGACAAGGCCAGCCACTAG
- a CDS encoding TolC family protein, whose translation MSILTPRSPRAAGLVVAVLLGLAPAMQASAQAAPSYDTLLERLDQLPGTRVGTALAEAADARADQARALPNPSLSYSAENAWGTGSYGGMGKADTVLTLSQPLEVWGQRSARVRAARAEAQAANLRGAQSRSDVASQLAVVYAQAESALRRYSLAEEALTLTRDDANAVNAMVKQGREPQLRAVQAQSEVANASAALDEAQAFRDAALARLAGAALLDAPVQSIDNSLLDRAPPLPRGATDVALAVRIAEAEADAAGKLVDVERKRALPDLSVTAAQTRFREGGERAYNLGVSLSIPLFDRNRGGIRAANADQRAAEARLDQQRRDSEAARLSAVAGLKAAGSRTRAADESVVAAEEAYRLARVGFDAGRISQLELRSTRSALIAARGTAVDARLSRVGAEIDLARLEGRAPFVEAK comes from the coding sequence ATGTCGATCCTGACACCTCGGTCGCCGCGCGCGGCCGGGCTGGTCGTCGCTGTACTGCTGGGCCTTGCCCCGGCAATGCAGGCGTCGGCGCAAGCCGCCCCCTCCTACGACACCCTGCTTGAACGCCTGGACCAGCTGCCCGGTACCCGTGTGGGTACGGCACTGGCCGAGGCCGCCGATGCGCGTGCCGACCAGGCCCGTGCGTTGCCCAATCCTTCCCTCTCCTACTCCGCCGAAAACGCCTGGGGCACCGGCTCCTATGGCGGCATGGGCAAGGCCGATACCGTGCTCACCCTGTCCCAGCCGCTGGAGGTCTGGGGCCAGCGTAGCGCGCGTGTCCGTGCCGCCCGCGCCGAGGCACAGGCGGCCAACCTGCGTGGCGCCCAAAGCCGCAGCGATGTGGCCAGCCAGTTGGCGGTGGTCTATGCACAGGCGGAAAGTGCACTGCGCCGCTACAGCCTGGCCGAAGAGGCACTGACCCTCACCCGCGACGACGCCAACGCCGTCAACGCGATGGTCAAGCAGGGCCGCGAGCCGCAGCTGCGTGCGGTGCAGGCGCAGAGCGAAGTGGCCAACGCCAGCGCTGCGCTGGATGAGGCACAGGCCTTCCGCGACGCCGCGCTGGCCCGCCTGGCTGGCGCCGCGCTGCTGGATGCACCGGTGCAGTCGATCGACAACAGCCTGCTCGACCGGGCCCCGCCGCTGCCGCGTGGCGCCACCGACGTGGCACTGGCGGTGCGCATCGCCGAAGCCGAAGCCGATGCGGCCGGCAAGCTGGTCGACGTGGAGCGCAAGCGCGCCCTGCCCGACCTCAGTGTCACCGCCGCACAGACCCGCTTCCGCGAAGGCGGCGAGCGTGCCTACAACCTCGGGGTCAGCCTCAGCATCCCGCTGTTCGACCGCAACCGCGGGGGCATCCGCGCCGCCAATGCCGACCAGCGCGCGGCCGAGGCCCGCCTGGACCAGCAGCGCCGCGACAGCGAGGCCGCGCGCCTCTCCGCCGTAGCCGGACTGAAAGCCGCCGGAAGCCGGACCCGCGCAGCCGATGAAAGCGTGGTCGCCGCCGAAGAGGCGTATCGCCTGGCCCGCGTCGGCTTCGACGCCGGACGTATCTCGCAGCTGGAACTACGCAGCACGCGCAGCGCCCTCATCGCCGCCCGCGGCACCGCCGTGGATGCGCGCCTGTCGCGCGTCGGCGCCGAAATCGATCTTGCCCGCCTTGAGGGGCGCGCACCTTTTGTGGAGGCCAAATGA
- a CDS encoding efflux RND transporter periplasmic adaptor subunit — translation MTLSRTFPLIGGVLLTMLLAGCAGNAQTPANEDPAAAKAGTDDGHGHAADSKEAKAETAKAPADADEGVVQLTQEQIKASGIEVVAIGRGGGGSTRLSGRVEPTVGARASVASTVTGRVERVLVAPGTAVKQNQALAIVVSGEAAVFRANALAASAEAEAARLAYGRDKALVDQGVVARQELEASRARSLAAQAQAAAAQAQAAANGAPDASGRVRITSPVAGIVGNVQVTPGGVVAAGSAVADVADPAMNELVFTAPPALAAQVTPGMKLEVSVPGGSFTATVTGSAADVRQQGGVAVIRATPVDASLPPAGSPVSAVVVTEGQDGSLSVPADAVQNVDGSSAVFVAVDGGFKAQPVLAGRRAGDRIEILGGLTGNERIVGANAFLLKAELAKGEAEHGH, via the coding sequence ATGACTCTCTCCCGTACTTTCCCGCTGATCGGCGGCGTGCTGCTGACCATGCTGCTGGCCGGCTGCGCTGGCAACGCGCAGACGCCTGCCAATGAAGACCCCGCTGCGGCCAAGGCCGGCACCGACGATGGCCACGGCCATGCCGCCGACAGCAAGGAGGCCAAGGCGGAAACCGCCAAAGCCCCCGCCGACGCCGATGAAGGTGTGGTGCAGCTGACCCAGGAGCAGATCAAGGCCTCCGGTATCGAAGTGGTCGCGATCGGTCGCGGTGGCGGTGGCTCGACCCGGCTGTCCGGCAGGGTCGAGCCCACCGTGGGCGCCCGCGCTTCGGTTGCCTCCACGGTGACCGGCCGCGTCGAGCGCGTGCTGGTCGCGCCGGGCACGGCGGTGAAGCAGAACCAGGCACTGGCCATCGTGGTCAGTGGCGAGGCCGCGGTGTTCCGCGCCAATGCGCTGGCCGCCTCGGCCGAAGCAGAAGCCGCGCGCCTGGCCTATGGCCGCGACAAGGCGCTGGTCGACCAGGGCGTGGTCGCGCGCCAGGAACTGGAGGCCTCGCGCGCCCGCTCGCTGGCGGCACAGGCCCAGGCCGCTGCCGCGCAGGCCCAGGCCGCCGCCAACGGTGCGCCCGATGCCAGTGGCCGCGTGCGCATCACCAGTCCGGTGGCCGGCATCGTCGGCAACGTGCAGGTCACCCCGGGCGGCGTGGTCGCTGCCGGCAGCGCGGTGGCCGATGTCGCCGACCCGGCGATGAACGAACTGGTGTTCACCGCGCCGCCCGCGCTGGCCGCACAGGTCACGCCGGGCATGAAGCTGGAAGTGAGCGTGCCGGGTGGCAGCTTCACCGCCACCGTTACCGGTTCGGCCGCCGATGTACGCCAGCAGGGCGGCGTCGCGGTGATCCGCGCCACGCCGGTGGACGCTTCGCTGCCGCCGGCCGGTTCGCCGGTTTCGGCAGTGGTGGTCACCGAAGGCCAGGACGGTTCGCTCAGCGTGCCCGCCGATGCGGTGCAGAACGTTGATGGCAGCAGCGCGGTGTTCGTCGCCGTCGACGGCGGCTTCAAGGCGCAGCCGGTGCTGGCCGGGCGCCGTGCCGGCGACCGCATCGAGATCCTCGGTGGGCTGACCGGCAACGAGCGCATCGTCGGTGCCAACGCCTTCCTGCTCAAGGCCGAACTGGCCAAGGGCGAAGCCGAGCACGGCCACTGA
- a CDS encoding CusA/CzcA family heavy metal efflux RND transporter, protein MFKLIIETAVRHRWLVVFMAALIAAVGLFQLGKLPIDAVPDITNRQVQINTVAPALTPEQIERQVTYPLETALAGIPGLTTTRSLSRNGFSQVTAIFTDATDIYFARQQVAERMREASEDLPDGASPMLSPVTTGLGEVLMWTVDFTAFDPAKLAKPGEAGWQAGEVYRTPEGNLLRTPEERATYLRTVQDWIIAPQMRSSPGLAGVDTVGGYVKEYGVHPDSAKLAAHGLGLADLVTALQRSNVQAGAGFVQRAGEGLVVRADGLALTTDDLAQAPVATRNGVVVRVADVADVDLSRAPRLGAASRNGHEAVLGTALMIAGGNSRTVAQAAAARLEQVNKSLPADIVAAPVLDRSVLVNSTIKTVARNLTEGALLVVVVLFLLLGNLRAATITALVIPLSFLFAVIGMNRFGISGNLMSLGALDFGILVDGAVIVVESTLLMLGQRRAELGRALTAMERLRVAADSAMKMARPAAFGQLIILLVFAPILTLEGVEGKTFHPMAATFMLALVGAFIFSFTFVPAMAALLVREPKVKDGDTHTDDGEHETTLIRVLRARIEPMVRKAVAHPRTVLAGAVMMVVVGIGSFSLLGREFMPTLDEGNVAMQALRVPSTSLEQSLAMQLALEKAIAKQPEVETVFSRTGTAEAAIDPMPTNISDSVIVLKPRKDWPDPKLGKDALVARFEKLAGQQLGNSFEFSQPIELRFNELISGVRTDLAVMIFGDDFSQLQKVADQVALKLRAVNGAADVRVEQISGLPTLNVAIDHVAAAQYGLTAADVSDALSTGIGGTAAGKIFEGDRRFNVVVRLDDASRNDPDQLASLPIATPSGLVIPLSSVARITVSEGPNQISRNNGSRRVVVQANVRGRDLGGFVGEAQAAVADVALPPGAYLTWGGQFENLQRAEKRLATVVPVVFLLIGSLLFMALRSGKEAILVFSCVPLALVGGILALLLRGMPFSVSAAVGFIAVSGVATLNGLVLMQAIRERLDAGDLPLQAAINGASSRIRAVLTTALVAIVGFIPMAIASGSGAEVQKPLATVVIGGLITATVLTLLVLPTFAARVAKPRAVG, encoded by the coding sequence ATGTTCAAGCTGATCATTGAAACAGCGGTGCGCCACCGCTGGCTGGTGGTGTTCATGGCGGCGCTGATCGCTGCCGTGGGCCTGTTCCAGCTGGGCAAGCTGCCGATCGACGCGGTGCCGGACATCACCAACCGCCAGGTGCAGATCAACACGGTGGCACCTGCACTGACCCCGGAACAGATCGAGCGGCAGGTGACCTATCCGCTGGAAACCGCGCTGGCCGGCATTCCCGGCCTGACCACCACGCGTTCGCTGTCGCGCAATGGCTTCTCGCAGGTCACCGCGATCTTCACCGATGCGACCGACATCTACTTCGCGCGTCAGCAGGTGGCCGAACGCATGCGCGAGGCATCGGAAGACCTGCCCGATGGCGCGTCGCCGATGCTGTCGCCGGTCACCACCGGCCTCGGCGAGGTACTGATGTGGACGGTGGACTTCACGGCGTTCGATCCGGCCAAGCTGGCCAAGCCCGGTGAAGCGGGTTGGCAGGCCGGCGAGGTCTACCGCACGCCGGAAGGCAACCTGCTTCGCACGCCGGAAGAACGTGCCACCTACCTGCGCACCGTGCAGGACTGGATCATCGCGCCGCAGATGCGTTCCAGCCCGGGGCTGGCCGGCGTCGATACGGTCGGCGGCTACGTCAAGGAATACGGCGTGCATCCGGACAGTGCCAAGCTGGCCGCGCACGGCCTCGGCCTGGCCGATCTGGTCACTGCCCTGCAGCGTTCCAACGTGCAGGCCGGTGCCGGTTTCGTGCAGCGTGCCGGCGAGGGCCTGGTGGTACGTGCTGACGGCCTGGCGCTGACCACCGACGATCTCGCACAGGCCCCGGTAGCCACCCGCAATGGCGTGGTGGTACGCGTGGCCGATGTGGCCGACGTCGACCTGAGCCGCGCACCGCGCCTGGGTGCGGCCAGCCGCAACGGCCATGAAGCCGTGCTGGGTACCGCGCTGATGATCGCCGGCGGCAACAGCCGCACCGTGGCGCAGGCAGCTGCGGCGCGCCTGGAACAGGTGAACAAATCGCTGCCGGCCGACATCGTGGCGGCACCGGTGCTGGACCGCAGCGTGCTGGTCAATTCCACCATCAAGACCGTGGCCAGGAACCTCACCGAGGGCGCACTGCTGGTGGTGGTGGTGCTGTTCCTGCTGCTGGGCAACCTGCGTGCGGCAACGATCACCGCGCTGGTCATTCCGCTGTCGTTCCTGTTCGCGGTGATCGGCATGAACCGCTTCGGCATCAGCGGCAACCTGATGAGCCTGGGTGCGCTGGACTTCGGCATCCTGGTGGACGGTGCGGTGATCGTGGTCGAGTCGACGCTGCTGATGCTGGGCCAGCGCCGCGCCGAACTGGGCCGTGCGTTGACCGCGATGGAACGCCTGCGCGTGGCCGCCGATTCGGCGATGAAGATGGCGCGCCCTGCGGCCTTCGGCCAGCTGATCATCCTGCTGGTGTTCGCGCCGATCCTTACTTTGGAGGGCGTGGAGGGCAAAACGTTCCACCCGATGGCAGCCACCTTCATGCTGGCCCTGGTCGGTGCCTTCATATTCTCCTTCACCTTCGTGCCGGCGATGGCCGCGCTGCTGGTGCGCGAGCCCAAGGTGAAGGACGGCGATACACATACTGACGATGGCGAGCACGAAACCACGCTGATCCGCGTGCTGCGTGCCCGCATCGAGCCGATGGTGCGCAAGGCCGTGGCGCATCCGCGCACGGTGCTGGCCGGTGCGGTGATGATGGTGGTGGTGGGCATCGGCTCGTTCTCGCTGCTGGGCCGCGAGTTCATGCCGACGCTGGACGAAGGCAACGTGGCGATGCAGGCCCTGCGCGTGCCATCGACGTCTCTGGAGCAGTCGCTGGCGATGCAGCTGGCACTGGAAAAGGCGATTGCCAAACAGCCGGAAGTGGAAACCGTGTTCTCGCGCACCGGTACCGCAGAGGCGGCGATCGACCCGATGCCGACCAACATCTCCGACAGCGTGATCGTGCTCAAGCCACGCAAGGACTGGCCGGATCCGAAACTGGGCAAGGATGCACTGGTAGCACGCTTCGAAAAGCTGGCCGGGCAGCAGCTGGGCAACAGCTTCGAATTCAGCCAGCCGATCGAGCTGCGCTTCAACGAACTGATTTCCGGCGTGCGTACCGACCTGGCGGTGATGATCTTCGGCGATGACTTCAGCCAGCTGCAGAAAGTGGCCGACCAGGTGGCGTTGAAGCTGCGTGCGGTGAACGGCGCGGCCGACGTGCGGGTGGAACAGATCTCCGGCCTGCCTACGCTCAACGTGGCGATCGACCACGTGGCGGCGGCGCAGTACGGCCTGACTGCCGCAGACGTCAGTGATGCACTGTCCACCGGCATTGGTGGCACCGCGGCCGGCAAGATCTTCGAAGGTGATCGCCGCTTCAACGTGGTGGTGCGCCTGGACGATGCCTCGCGCAACGATCCGGACCAGTTGGCGTCGTTGCCGATTGCTACGCCATCGGGGCTGGTGATTCCTCTGTCGTCGGTGGCGCGCATCACGGTGAGCGAAGGGCCCAACCAGATCAGCCGCAACAACGGCAGCCGCCGCGTGGTGGTGCAGGCCAACGTGCGTGGCCGCGACCTAGGCGGCTTCGTCGGCGAAGCGCAGGCAGCGGTGGCCGATGTGGCACTGCCGCCGGGTGCCTACCTGACCTGGGGTGGCCAGTTCGAGAACCTGCAGCGCGCGGAGAAGCGGCTGGCGACGGTGGTGCCGGTGGTGTTCCTGCTGATCGGCAGCCTGCTGTTCATGGCGCTGCGCAGCGGCAAGGAAGCCATTCTGGTGTTCAGCTGCGTGCCGTTGGCGCTGGTCGGCGGCATTCTCGCGCTGCTGCTGCGGGGGATGCCGTTTTCGGTGTCGGCGGCGGTTGGTTTCATCGCCGTGTCCGGCGTGGCCACCTTGAACGGCCTGGTGCTGATGCAGGCGATCCGCGAACGCCTGGATGCCGGTGACCTGCCGCTGCAGGCGGCGATCAACGGTGCATCGAGCCGTATCCGTGCGGTGCTGACCACGGCGCTGGTGGCGATCGTCGGCTTCATTCCGATGGCGATCGCCAGCGGTTCCGGTGCGGAGGTGCAGAAGCCGCTAGCGACGGTGGTGATCGGTGGCCTGATCACCGCCACCGTGCTGACCCTGCTGGTGCTGCCGACCTTTGCAGCGCGGGTGGCCAAGCCAAGGGCGGTGGGCTGA
- a CDS encoding NAD-dependent epimerase/dehydratase family protein produces the protein MTILLTGAAGFIGAYTARALLEAGQPVVGLDNFNDYYDPQIKRDRVAALCPTLDLRTLDLTDQQGLAALFDEVKPTAVIHLAAQAGVRYSLENPQAYVDSNLVGFVNMLELCRHRGVQHLVYASSSSVYGDSATPPFSEDQRVDQPRSLYAATKAANELMAYTYAQLYGLHATGLRFFTVYGPWGRPDMAPLLFSRAVLAGRPIDVFNEGRMQRDFTHVSDIVSGILGALAHPADGPVPHRVFNLGNHTPVELERFISVIEQAAGRPAQKVYKPMQPGDMVRTMADTRRAHDAFGFDAVTPIEAGLPPVVQWCREYFGDRA, from the coding sequence ATGACCATCCTGCTTACCGGCGCTGCCGGCTTCATCGGTGCCTATACCGCCCGCGCGCTGCTGGAGGCGGGCCAGCCGGTGGTCGGCCTGGACAACTTCAACGACTACTACGACCCGCAGATCAAGCGCGACCGCGTGGCCGCGCTGTGCCCGACGCTGGACCTGCGCACCCTGGACCTGACCGACCAGCAGGGCCTGGCTGCGCTGTTCGACGAGGTGAAGCCGACCGCGGTGATCCATCTGGCTGCACAGGCGGGCGTGCGCTATTCGCTGGAAAACCCGCAGGCCTACGTCGACAGCAACCTGGTCGGCTTCGTCAACATGCTCGAGCTGTGCCGCCACCGTGGCGTGCAGCACCTGGTCTATGCCTCCAGCAGCTCGGTCTACGGTGATTCGGCCACGCCGCCGTTCTCCGAGGACCAGCGCGTGGACCAGCCGCGCTCGCTGTATGCGGCCACCAAGGCGGCCAACGAGCTGATGGCCTACACCTACGCGCAGCTGTACGGCCTGCATGCCACCGGCCTGCGCTTCTTCACCGTGTATGGCCCGTGGGGCCGGCCGGACATGGCACCGTTGCTGTTCTCGCGCGCGGTGCTGGCCGGGCGGCCGATCGACGTGTTCAACGAAGGCCGCATGCAGCGCGACTTCACACATGTCTCCGACATCGTGTCCGGTATTCTCGGCGCGCTCGCGCATCCGGCCGATGGTCCGGTACCGCACCGGGTGTTCAACCTCGGCAACCATACGCCGGTCGAGCTGGAGCGCTTCATCAGCGTGATCGAGCAGGCCGCCGGTCGCCCCGCGCAGAAGGTCTACAAGCCGATGCAGCCGGGCGACATGGTGCGCACGATGGCCGATACCCGGCGCGCTCATGACGCATTCGGCTTCGACGCGGTGACCCCGATCGAAGCAGGGTTGCCCCCCGTCGTGCAGTGGTGCCGCGAGTATTTTGGCGACCGCGCCTGA
- a CDS encoding suppressor of fused domain protein — translation MSNEYEYEDVSPDGTQILRHRREKDFVLAIGEEQHIEAISGHIERHLGPIATVLHELISDLVHIDVHVVPANDHCPYLRLVTSGMSDLPMTVPAEVDADVPRYMELMVTLPADWPISQDAFEDERNYWPVRLLKGMARLPHEYDTWLGFGHTIPNGHPSEPYAPGVGFDGAIVLSPVTAPEDFATLALEDGRTISFMSLVPLYPEEMDLKLKKGADALLDRFDAKQINDVIEPGRVNVARKRFGLF, via the coding sequence ATGAGCAACGAATACGAGTACGAGGACGTCAGCCCGGACGGTACCCAGATACTGAGGCACCGGCGCGAAAAGGACTTTGTGCTCGCCATCGGCGAAGAGCAGCACATCGAAGCGATCAGCGGCCATATCGAGCGCCATCTCGGACCGATCGCCACGGTCCTGCACGAACTCATTTCCGACCTGGTGCACATTGACGTGCACGTGGTGCCGGCCAATGACCACTGCCCGTACCTGCGCCTGGTCACCTCCGGCATGAGCGACCTGCCGATGACCGTGCCCGCCGAGGTGGACGCGGATGTGCCGCGCTACATGGAGCTGATGGTGACCCTGCCGGCCGACTGGCCGATCTCCCAGGACGCCTTCGAGGACGAGCGCAATTACTGGCCGGTGCGCCTGTTGAAGGGCATGGCGCGGTTGCCGCATGAGTACGACACCTGGCTGGGCTTCGGCCACACCATTCCCAACGGCCATCCCAGCGAGCCCTACGCGCCGGGCGTGGGTTTCGACGGTGCCATCGTGCTGTCGCCGGTGACCGCCCCGGAGGACTTCGCCACGCTGGCGCTGGAGGACGGCAGAACCATCAGCTTCATGAGCCTGGTTCCGCTGTACCCGGAAGAGATGGACCTGAAGCTGAAGAAGGGCGCCGACGCCCTGCTCGACCGCTTCGATGCGAAGCAGATCAACGATGTGATCGAGCCGGGCCGGGTCAACGTCGCCAGGAAGCGTTTCGGTTTGTTCTGA
- a CDS encoding DUF885 family protein, translating to MKTRLAVALLIALSAPAVALAAPPATAAPASVATESPADAAFRALYEKEWKWRQQGGGEASEDEDAPANATRMPDVGPAAQQARLKVWDETLAALKKIDPKTLSPDNQVNYAIYRDQVFNLAEETRLRGYEMPFNADSSFWSNLSFMARREMKTVQDYQNYIARLNDVPRYFGQQTENMRAGLKRGFSVPRAVLDGREVSIATVAELKDPTESPLYAPFKKLPNSIPAAEQARLQAQAREAISGKVVPAFQQLRTFFVNEYVPQARTTLAAEAMPDGKAYYKQQIHEYTTLDLSPDEIHRIGLDEVARIQKEMNDIIKQVKFKGSFAEFLTFLRTDPQFYAKTPEELLSRAAWISKRADGQLGKYMTLPRARFTIVPVPPDIAPFWTAGRGGMGTYWLNTYNLPSRPLYNLPALTLHESDPGHALQGAIAAEQKNLPEFRRNAYISAYGEGWALYCEKLGVEMGIYETPYEDFGRLTYEMWRATRLVIDTGVHSKGWTREQALAYLRDHTALSEHEVTTEVDRYISWPGQALSYKLGEIAIVRLRAQAEKELGDKFDIKGFHDTLLKQGSVPLPVLEQQIQAYIAERKKA from the coding sequence GTGAAAACCCGTCTTGCTGTTGCCCTGCTGATCGCCCTGTCCGCCCCCGCCGTGGCGCTGGCCGCGCCTCCCGCCACCGCCGCACCGGCCAGCGTGGCCACTGAATCGCCCGCCGACGCCGCCTTCCGCGCGCTGTACGAGAAGGAATGGAAGTGGCGCCAGCAGGGTGGCGGTGAAGCCAGCGAGGACGAGGACGCCCCAGCCAACGCCACCCGCATGCCCGACGTCGGCCCGGCCGCGCAGCAGGCGCGCCTGAAGGTGTGGGATGAAACCCTGGCTGCACTGAAGAAGATCGACCCGAAGACCCTGTCGCCCGACAACCAGGTCAACTACGCGATCTACCGTGACCAGGTGTTCAACCTGGCCGAAGAAACGCGTCTGCGCGGCTACGAGATGCCGTTCAACGCCGACTCCTCGTTCTGGTCCAACCTGTCCTTCATGGCCCGGCGCGAGATGAAGACCGTGCAGGACTACCAGAACTACATCGCCCGCCTGAATGATGTGCCGCGCTACTTCGGCCAGCAGACCGAAAACATGCGCGCCGGCCTGAAGCGAGGTTTCAGCGTGCCGCGCGCGGTGCTCGATGGCCGCGAGGTGTCGATCGCCACCGTCGCCGAGCTGAAAGACCCGACCGAATCGCCGCTGTACGCGCCGTTCAAGAAGCTGCCCAACAGCATTCCGGCCGCCGAGCAGGCCAGGCTGCAGGCGCAGGCGCGTGAAGCGATCAGCGGCAAGGTGGTGCCGGCGTTCCAGCAGCTGCGCACCTTCTTCGTCAACGAGTACGTGCCGCAGGCGCGCACCACGCTGGCCGCCGAAGCGATGCCCGATGGCAAGGCGTACTACAAGCAGCAGATCCACGAATACACCACGCTGGACCTGTCGCCGGACGAGATCCACCGCATCGGTCTGGATGAAGTTGCACGCATCCAGAAGGAAATGAACGACATCATCAAGCAGGTGAAGTTCAAGGGCAGCTTCGCCGAGTTCCTGACCTTCCTGCGCACTGATCCGCAGTTCTATGCCAAGACGCCGGAAGAGCTGCTGTCGCGCGCCGCATGGATCTCCAAGCGGGCCGACGGTCAGCTCGGCAAGTACATGACGCTGCCGCGCGCGCGCTTCACCATCGTGCCGGTGCCGCCGGACATCGCGCCGTTCTGGACCGCCGGCCGCGGTGGCATGGGCACCTACTGGCTCAACACCTACAACCTGCCGTCGCGCCCGCTGTACAACCTGCCGGCGCTGACCCTGCATGAGTCCGATCCGGGTCACGCGCTGCAGGGTGCCATTGCCGCCGAGCAGAAGAACCTGCCCGAGTTCCGCCGCAACGCCTACATCTCCGCCTACGGCGAAGGCTGGGCGCTGTACTGCGAGAAGCTGGGCGTGGAGATGGGCATCTACGAAACCCCGTACGAGGATTTCGGCCGCTTGACCTACGAAATGTGGCGCGCCACGCGTCTGGTGATCGATACCGGCGTGCACAGCAAGGGCTGGACTCGCGAGCAGGCCTTGGCCTACCTGCGTGACCACACCGCGCTGAGCGAGCATGAAGTGACCACCGAAGTGGACCGCTACATTTCCTGGCCGGGCCAGGCGCTGAGCTACAAGCTGGGCGAGATCGCCATCGTGCGCCTGCGTGCGCAGGCCGAGAAGGAGCTGGGCGACAAGTTCGACATCAAGGGTTTCCACGACACCCTGCTCAAGCAGGGCTCGGTGCCGCTGCCGGTGCTGGAACAGCAGATCCAGGCGTACATCGCCGAACGCAAGAAGGCCTGA